A region from the Vicia villosa cultivar HV-30 ecotype Madison, WI linkage group LG3, Vvil1.0, whole genome shotgun sequence genome encodes:
- the LOC131656405 gene encoding GDP-mannose transporter GONST2-like, whose protein sequence is MSSDFKLDIATDHDFEEPGLAKTIGSNISLDEKGKTVHTSFNGIYEQGKLSPNKYVTNAERRALYDRYLKGNKATTGDNGSFNVDDEERDRLHGSAKKSVPLISGTAYCISSCSMIMLNKIVLSSYNFNAGISLMFYQNLISTLVVVLLALCGRVSVEKLNWRLVRVWLPVNVIFIAMLVSGMYSLKYINIAMVTILKNVTNILTAIGELYLFRKRQSSKVWTAMFVMIISAVSGGVTDLSFDAAGYAWQIMNCFLTASYSLTLRWVMDEAKKSTKSGSLNEVSMVLLNNLLSLPFAIIMIFLFGEWDYVIHADVVKLPEFWIVATASGLIGLSISFTSMWFLHQTSPTTYSLVGSLNKIPISIAGILVFKVPLSVSNLFSILFGLFAGILFARAKMS, encoded by the exons ATGTCTTCTGATTTTAAGTTAGACATTGCTACTGATCATGACTTTGAAGAGCCAGGGTTAGCGAAAACTATAGGTTCAAACATATCACTAGATGAAAAGGGTAAGACAGTGCACACATCTTTCAACGGAATTTACGAGCAAGGAAAGTTGTCGCCGAACAAGTATGTAACAAATGCAGAGCGAAGAGCTTTGTATGATAG ATATCTGAAAGGAAATAAAGCTACAACCGGTGATAATGGCAgttttaatgttgatgatgaggaaAGGGATCGATTGCATGGATCTGCCAAGAAGTCTGTACCACTTATCTCTGGAACTGCTTACTGTATTTCCTCTTGCAGCATGATAATGCTGAACAAAATCGTTTTATCAAGTTATAATTTCAATGCTGGAATATCATTGATGTTTTATCAA AACCTTATCAGTACTCTGGTTGTCGTTCTATTGGCTCTCTGTGGCAGAGTTTCAGTTGAAAAGCTCAATTGGAGGTTGGTTAGGGTTTGGTTGCCGGTGAATGTGATATTTATTGCCATGCTTGTCTCAGGCATGTATAG TTTGAAATACATAAACATTGCAATGGTGACAATTCTCAAGAATGTGACTAATATCTTAACTGCAATTGGAGAGTTATATTTATTCCGTAAGCGTCAGAGTTCCAAAGTATGGACTGCAATGTTTGTGATG ATTATCTCTGCTGTCAGTGGAGGTGTTACAGATCTCTCATTTGATGCAGCCGGTTATGCCTGGCAGATTATGAATTGTTTTCTTACTGCAAGTTATTCG CTTACCCTCAGGTGGGTTATGGACGAAGCGAAAAAGTCAACAAAATCTGGTTCTCTTAATGAAGTCTCAATGGTGTTACTCAACAATTTATTGTCTTTACCTTTTGCCATCATCATGATATTCCTTTTCGGCGAGTGGGATTATGTAATACACGC CGACGTAGTTAAACTGCCGGAGTTTTGGATTGTCGCAACAGCTAGTGGACTGATCGGACTTTCCATCAGTTTCACCTCGATGTGGTTTTTACATCAAACTAGCCCTACAACATACAG TCTTGTAGGTTCCTTAAACAAGATTCCAATCTCTATTGCTGGCATTTTAGTGTTCAAAGTTCCTCTGAGTGTATCAAATTTATTCAGCATTTTATTTG GTCTCTTTGCTGGTATATTATTTGCAAGAGCCAAGATGTCTTAA